The Nocardioides sp. S-1144 genome includes a region encoding these proteins:
- a CDS encoding YigZ family protein, with product MSAGSYLTIARDTQAETEARRSRFLCTLERVEDEDAARAVVDRLRRAHHDARHHCSAFVLGPPGGGQVVRSSDDGEPSGTAGAPMLEVLRGHGLADVVAVVTRWFGGTLLGAGGLVRAYGDAVRAAVDEAGTLRRGLLRELALEVGHDVAGRVESDLRGRGVVVLDTAYGAAVTLRLGVPPAEEDAVHALVAELSGGAAEALVVGERWVDLR from the coding sequence GTGAGCGCCGGCTCGTACCTCACGATCGCCCGCGACACCCAGGCCGAGACCGAGGCCCGGCGGTCGCGCTTCCTCTGCACGCTCGAGCGGGTCGAGGACGAGGACGCCGCCCGCGCCGTCGTCGACCGCCTGCGTCGCGCCCACCACGACGCCCGGCACCACTGCTCGGCGTTCGTGCTGGGACCGCCGGGCGGCGGACAGGTGGTGCGCTCCAGCGACGACGGCGAGCCGTCCGGCACCGCGGGGGCGCCGATGCTCGAGGTGCTCCGCGGGCACGGGCTGGCCGACGTCGTCGCGGTGGTCACCCGCTGGTTCGGCGGCACCCTGCTCGGCGCCGGCGGGCTGGTGCGGGCCTACGGCGACGCGGTCCGCGCCGCCGTCGACGAGGCCGGCACCCTGCGTCGCGGGCTGCTCCGTGAGCTCGCGCTCGAGGTCGGGCACGACGTCGCCGGGCGGGTGGAGAGCGACCTGCGGGGCCGGGGGGTCGTCGTCCTCGACACGGCGTACGGCGCCGCGGTGACGCTCCGGCTCGGCGTGCCGCCCGCGGAGGAGGACGCCGTCCACGCGCTCGTCGCCGAGCTCTCCGGCGGCGCGGCCGAGGCGCTCGTGGTGGGGGAGCGGTGGGTCGACCTACGGTGA
- a CDS encoding VOC family protein — MTTDATSAATPTGAGPTWLTAFLDLAPDDFERGVVFWAGVTGCEVSPSRGRHDEFATLVPADGDAHLRLQCLRAGRSDVHLDLHVADPWAAAERAVRLGASVVADRGYVVLESLAGLTFCLVPEPGSARPVPATPGSWPGGRSQVDQVCLDVGPAAHDAECAFWQELTGFDPTPASGAEFRRLDAPGMPLRLLLQRLDEERPPGIHLDLAADDRAAEVERHLALGATPGPTPSGPDRGFTVLVDPAGSRYCITDRVPGTRGAGSGT; from the coding sequence ATGACGACTGACGCGACGAGCGCCGCGACGCCGACCGGGGCCGGGCCGACCTGGCTGACCGCCTTCCTCGACCTGGCGCCCGACGACTTCGAGCGCGGGGTGGTGTTCTGGGCCGGTGTCACGGGCTGCGAGGTCTCGCCGAGCCGTGGGCGCCACGACGAGTTCGCGACGCTGGTGCCCGCCGACGGCGACGCCCACCTGCGGCTGCAGTGCCTGCGGGCCGGGCGGTCCGACGTCCACCTCGACCTGCACGTCGCCGACCCGTGGGCGGCAGCCGAGCGGGCGGTCCGGCTCGGCGCGAGCGTGGTCGCCGACCGGGGCTACGTGGTCCTGGAGAGCCTCGCCGGCCTGACGTTCTGCCTGGTCCCCGAGCCGGGGTCGGCCCGGCCGGTGCCGGCCACGCCGGGGTCGTGGCCCGGTGGCCGCTCGCAGGTCGACCAGGTCTGCCTCGACGTCGGGCCGGCGGCCCACGACGCCGAGTGCGCGTTCTGGCAGGAGCTGACCGGCTTCGACCCGACCCCGGCGAGCGGCGCGGAGTTCCGCCGGCTCGACGCCCCCGGGATGCCGCTGCGCCTGCTGCTCCAGCGCCTCGACGAAGAGCGGCCGCCGGGGATCCACCTCGACCTGGCCGCCGACGACCGGGCGGCCGAGGTCGAGCGGCACCTCGCGCTCGGAGCCACCCCCGGTCCGACCCCGTCGGGACCCGACCGCGGCTTCACCGTGCTGGTCGACCCGGCCGGGTCGCGGTACTGCATCACCGACCGGGTGCCCGGCACCCGGGGCGCCGGCAGCGGTACCTGA
- a CDS encoding sulfite exporter TauE/SafE family protein, with protein sequence MSEPTLTVLALLALAGLVAGYVDAVVGGGGLVQLPALLLGLPGASPVEVLATNKLGSICGTSVSSITYYRRVRPDPRTFLPLMGFAFTGSVLGAFVASHIPRSAFDPIVLVVLVLVGTYVVVKPDLGDETTLRFGGHRHTLMAVLTGLGVGFYDGALGPGTGSFFVFLLVGLLGYNFLEASAKARLANWATNLAALCVFVPQGAVLWHVGLTLGAANLVGGYLGARTAIARGAGFVRAFFIVVVAGFAVRIGGGVVGLW encoded by the coding sequence GTGAGCGAGCCGACCCTGACCGTGCTCGCGCTGCTGGCGCTGGCCGGCCTGGTCGCCGGGTACGTCGACGCGGTGGTCGGCGGCGGCGGGCTGGTCCAGCTGCCGGCGCTGCTCCTCGGCCTCCCGGGCGCGAGCCCCGTCGAGGTCCTGGCCACCAACAAGCTCGGCTCGATCTGCGGGACGTCGGTCAGCTCGATCACCTACTACCGACGGGTGCGCCCGGACCCCCGCACGTTCCTGCCGCTGATGGGGTTCGCCTTCACCGGCTCGGTGCTCGGCGCGTTCGTCGCCAGCCACATCCCCCGCAGCGCCTTCGACCCGATCGTCCTGGTGGTGCTGGTGCTGGTCGGCACCTACGTCGTGGTCAAGCCCGACCTCGGCGACGAGACCACGCTGCGCTTCGGCGGCCACCGGCACACGCTGATGGCGGTGCTCACCGGCCTCGGCGTCGGGTTCTACGACGGCGCCCTCGGCCCGGGCACCGGGAGCTTCTTCGTCTTCCTGCTCGTGGGGCTGCTCGGCTACAACTTCCTCGAGGCCAGCGCCAAGGCGCGGCTGGCGAACTGGGCGACCAACCTGGCCGCCCTGTGCGTCTTCGTCCCGCAGGGCGCCGTGCTGTGGCACGTGGGCCTGACCCTCGGCGCGGCCAACCTGGTGGGCGGCTACCTGGGCGCCCGGACCGCCATCGCGAGGGGCGCGGGCTTCGTGCGCGCCTTCTTCATCGTCGTGGTCGCGGGCTTCGCCGTCCGGATCGGCGGCGGGGTCGTCGGCCTGTGGTGA
- a CDS encoding sigma 54-interacting transcriptional regulator — protein sequence MVTRPTISTLGELRAAGHVQKSLRTEIRDNLLAKLAAGEDPWPGLHGFENTVVPQLERALIAGHDIVLLGERGQGKTRLLRTMVGLLDEWTPVLAGSDLGEHPFEPITHESRRRATEEGDRLPVEWRHRDERYAEKLATPDTSVADLIGDVDPMKVAEGRSLGDPETIHFGLIPRSHRGIVAINELPDLAERIQVAMLNVMEERDIQIRGYVVRLPLDVLVVASANPEDYTNRGRIITPLKDRFGAEIRTHYPTELDAEIAVIRQEADLVADVPDYLVEILARFTRQLRESSSVDQRSGVSARFAIAGAETIAAAALHRATVQHEDDAVARVVDLETAVDVLGGKIEFETGEEGREDEVLTHLLRTATAETVRAHFRGLDLGVLVAAIENGAMVTTGEQVTARDFLTGLPVLGESELYDDICDRLGASDDGTRAGAIELALEGLYLARKIGKDSDGSETVYG from the coding sequence ATGGTGACTCGACCCACCATCTCCACCCTCGGCGAGCTGCGCGCCGCCGGGCACGTCCAGAAGTCCCTCCGCACCGAGATCCGCGACAACCTGCTGGCCAAGCTGGCCGCCGGGGAGGATCCCTGGCCCGGCCTCCACGGCTTCGAGAACACCGTCGTCCCGCAGCTCGAGCGGGCCCTCATCGCGGGCCACGACATCGTCCTGCTCGGTGAGCGCGGCCAGGGCAAGACCCGGCTGCTGCGCACCATGGTTGGCCTGCTCGACGAGTGGACGCCGGTCCTCGCCGGCTCCGACCTCGGTGAGCACCCCTTCGAGCCGATCACCCACGAGTCCCGTCGCCGCGCGACGGAGGAGGGCGACCGGCTGCCGGTCGAGTGGCGCCACCGCGACGAGCGGTACGCCGAGAAGCTCGCCACCCCCGACACCAGCGTCGCCGACCTGATCGGCGACGTGGACCCGATGAAGGTCGCCGAGGGCCGCTCGCTCGGCGACCCCGAGACCATCCACTTCGGCCTGATCCCGCGCAGCCACCGCGGCATCGTGGCGATCAACGAGCTGCCCGACCTGGCCGAGCGGATCCAGGTGGCGATGCTCAACGTGATGGAGGAGCGCGACATCCAGATCCGCGGGTACGTCGTGCGGCTCCCGCTCGACGTCCTCGTCGTGGCCAGCGCCAACCCCGAGGACTACACCAACCGCGGCCGGATCATCACCCCGCTCAAGGACCGCTTCGGCGCCGAGATCCGCACGCACTACCCGACCGAGCTGGACGCGGAGATCGCCGTCATCCGCCAGGAGGCCGACCTGGTCGCCGACGTCCCCGACTACCTCGTCGAGATCCTGGCCCGCTTCACCCGCCAGCTGCGGGAGTCGTCGTCGGTCGACCAGCGCTCGGGCGTCTCGGCCCGCTTCGCGATCGCCGGCGCCGAGACGATCGCCGCCGCCGCGCTGCACCGCGCGACCGTCCAGCACGAGGACGACGCGGTGGCCCGGGTGGTCGACCTCGAGACCGCCGTCGACGTCCTCGGCGGCAAGATCGAGTTCGAGACCGGCGAGGAGGGGCGCGAGGACGAGGTCCTCACCCACCTGCTCCGCACCGCGACCGCAGAGACCGTCCGGGCGCACTTCCGCGGCCTCGACCTCGGCGTCCTCGTGGCCGCCATCGAGAACGGCGCCATGGTCACCACCGGCGAGCAGGTCACCGCCCGCGACTTCCTCACCGGCCTGCCGGTGCTCGGCGAGTCCGAGCTGTACGACGACATCTGCGACCGTCTCGGCGCCTCCGACGACGGCACCCGCGCCGGCGCCATCGAGCTCGCGCTCGAGGGCCTCTACCTCGCCCGCAAGATCGGCAAGGACTCCGACGGATCCGAGACGGTCTATGGCTAG
- a CDS encoding cobalamin-binding protein, which yields MRIVSLLPSTTEILFAVGAGDDVVGVTFECNHPPEARRRRIVSTSSMPEGLTPAAIDAHVAAAVARGEDLYRLDAGALADLDADLVVTQDLCAVCAIDVTLVDDALAHLGCTADVLTLDPHTLDDVLASVLRLGEATGRLPAAQGLVADLRRRLDVVREGVARAADRPRVVVLEWTDPPYAPGHWIPEMVTLAGGECVLGVAGEKSTRVPWSAVLDARPDVVVVAPCGYDRAGAQAQADALVAAGTLPDGVLVHAVDADAMWARPGPRLVDGIEELAGVLRRHRDEARGTQEV from the coding sequence GTGCGCATCGTCTCCCTCCTCCCCTCCACCACCGAGATCCTCTTCGCCGTCGGCGCCGGCGACGACGTCGTCGGGGTCACCTTCGAGTGCAACCACCCGCCGGAGGCCCGACGGCGCCGGATCGTGTCGACGTCGTCGATGCCCGAGGGCCTGACGCCGGCCGCGATCGACGCCCACGTGGCCGCGGCCGTCGCCCGGGGCGAGGACCTCTACCGCCTCGACGCCGGCGCCCTGGCCGACCTCGACGCCGACCTCGTGGTCACCCAGGACCTCTGCGCGGTGTGCGCCATCGACGTCACCCTCGTCGACGACGCCCTGGCCCACCTCGGCTGCACCGCCGACGTGCTCACCCTCGACCCGCACACCCTCGACGACGTCCTCGCCTCGGTGCTCCGGCTCGGGGAGGCCACCGGCCGGCTCCCGGCGGCGCAGGGGCTCGTGGCCGACCTGCGCAGGCGCCTGGACGTCGTCCGGGAGGGGGTCGCGCGGGCCGCGGACCGGCCGCGGGTCGTCGTCCTGGAGTGGACCGACCCGCCGTACGCCCCGGGGCACTGGATCCCGGAGATGGTCACCCTGGCCGGCGGCGAGTGCGTGCTGGGCGTCGCGGGCGAGAAGTCGACCCGGGTGCCGTGGTCGGCCGTCCTCGACGCCCGGCCGGACGTCGTCGTGGTCGCGCCGTGCGGCTACGACCGTGCGGGGGCGCAGGCCCAGGCCGACGCGCTGGTGGCGGCGGGCACGCTCCCGGACGGCGTCCTCGTGCACGCCGTGGACGCCGACGCGATGTGGGCCCGGCCGGGACCCCGCCTGGTCGACGGGATCGAGGAGCTGGCCGGGGTGCTGCGCCGGCACCGCGACGAAGCTCGTGGGACCCAGGAGGTTTAG
- a CDS encoding vWA domain-containing protein, producing MARTRSNRFKKYDGGDPLAPPVDLAEALDAIGEDVMAGYSPERAMREFLRRGGQDQRGLDDLARRVAERRRELLEQHDLDGTLQEVRELLDNAVLEERKQLARDAMMDDGDRALREMQMDNLPPNTAAAVSELGGYDWQSSQAREDFEKIKDLLGRELLDQRFAGMKQALENASEADRAAVQEMLGDLNELLDKHRRGEDTQQDFDDFMAEHGEYFPEGPENLEELLDTMAQRAAAAQRMLNSMSPEQRQELMELSAQAFGSPELMDQLAQLDSNLQSLRPGEDWGGSEQMGEGGEGVGLGDGTGVFQDLADLDQLSEQLAQSYGGARLDDLDLDALSRQLGDEAAVDARTLQQLEKALRDGGTLRRGSDGQLSLTPKAMRQLGKALLRDVAQKLSGRQGQRDLDRAGASGERSGATREWQFGDTEPWDIPRSVLNGVRRRATDPTDRRALAIDDVEVQETEARTQAAVALLVDTSFSMAMDGRWVPMKRTALALHTLIRTRFRGDHLQLIGFGRQAEVMDIEQLTALDAMWDKGTNLHHALLLANRHFRKHPNAQPVLLVVTDGEPTSHLEASGEVYFSYPPHPMTIAHAVRELDNSRRMGAQTTFFRLGDDPGLARFIEQMAQRVDGRVVSPELDDLGAAVVGSYLGSRDAGRPGGSGGIMSGLRSHYGDWLGGRGSWVGDD from the coding sequence ATGGCTAGGACGCGCTCGAACCGGTTCAAGAAGTACGACGGCGGCGACCCGCTCGCCCCGCCGGTCGACCTGGCCGAGGCGCTCGACGCCATCGGCGAGGACGTGATGGCCGGCTACAGCCCCGAGCGCGCGATGCGGGAGTTCCTGCGCCGCGGTGGCCAGGACCAGCGCGGGCTCGACGACCTCGCCCGCCGGGTCGCCGAGCGGCGCCGGGAGCTGCTGGAGCAGCACGACCTCGACGGCACGCTGCAGGAGGTCCGCGAGCTGCTCGACAACGCCGTCCTCGAGGAGCGCAAGCAGCTGGCGCGCGACGCGATGATGGACGACGGCGACCGCGCCCTGCGCGAGATGCAGATGGACAACCTGCCGCCCAACACCGCCGCCGCGGTCAGCGAGCTCGGCGGCTACGACTGGCAGAGCAGCCAGGCCCGCGAGGACTTCGAGAAGATCAAGGACCTCCTCGGTCGTGAGCTGCTCGACCAGCGCTTCGCCGGCATGAAGCAGGCGCTCGAGAACGCCTCGGAGGCCGACCGCGCCGCCGTCCAGGAGATGCTCGGCGACCTCAACGAGCTGCTCGACAAGCACCGGCGCGGCGAGGACACCCAGCAGGACTTCGACGACTTCATGGCCGAGCACGGGGAGTACTTCCCGGAGGGCCCGGAGAACCTCGAGGAGCTGCTGGACACGATGGCCCAGCGGGCCGCGGCCGCCCAGCGGATGCTCAACTCGATGTCGCCCGAGCAGCGCCAGGAGCTGATGGAGCTCAGCGCCCAGGCGTTCGGGTCGCCCGAGCTGATGGACCAGCTCGCGCAGCTCGACTCCAACCTGCAGTCGCTGCGTCCCGGCGAGGACTGGGGCGGCTCGGAGCAGATGGGCGAGGGCGGCGAGGGGGTCGGGCTCGGCGACGGCACCGGGGTCTTCCAGGACCTCGCCGACCTCGACCAGCTCTCGGAGCAGCTCGCCCAGTCCTACGGCGGGGCGCGGCTCGACGACCTCGACCTCGACGCACTGTCCCGCCAGCTCGGTGACGAGGCCGCCGTCGACGCCCGCACCCTCCAGCAGCTGGAGAAGGCGCTGCGCGACGGCGGCACCCTGCGTCGCGGGTCCGACGGCCAGCTCAGCCTGACGCCGAAGGCGATGCGCCAGCTCGGCAAGGCGCTGCTGCGCGACGTCGCGCAGAAGCTCAGCGGCCGGCAGGGCCAGCGCGACCTCGACAGGGCGGGTGCCTCGGGGGAGCGCTCGGGGGCGACCCGCGAGTGGCAGTTCGGCGACACCGAGCCGTGGGACATCCCGCGCTCGGTGCTCAACGGCGTCCGCCGGCGCGCGACCGACCCGACCGACCGGCGCGCGCTGGCCATCGACGACGTCGAGGTGCAGGAGACCGAGGCGCGCACGCAGGCCGCCGTCGCGCTGCTGGTCGACACGTCGTTCTCGATGGCGATGGACGGCCGGTGGGTGCCGATGAAGCGGACCGCGCTGGCGCTGCACACGCTGATCCGCACCCGGTTCCGCGGTGACCACCTCCAGCTCATCGGCTTCGGGCGGCAGGCGGAGGTGATGGACATCGAGCAGCTCACCGCGCTCGACGCGATGTGGGACAAGGGCACCAACCTGCACCACGCCCTGCTGCTGGCCAACCGGCACTTCCGCAAGCACCCGAACGCCCAGCCCGTGCTGCTCGTCGTCACCGACGGCGAGCCGACCTCGCACCTCGAGGCCAGCGGCGAGGTCTACTTCTCCTACCCGCCGCACCCGATGACGATCGCCCACGCCGTCCGCGAGCTCGACAACTCGCGCCGGATGGGGGCGCAGACGACGTTCTTCCGGCTCGGGGACGACCCCGGCCTGGCCCGGTTCATCGAGCAGATGGCCCAGCGGGTCGACGGGCGGGTGGTGAGCCCCGAGCTCGACGACCTCGGCGCCGCCGTCGTCGGCTCCTACCTCGGCTCGCGCGATGCCGGCCGACCCGGGGGATCGGGCGGGATCATGTCCGGCCTCCGGTCGCACTACGGCGACTGGCTCGGGGGCCGCGGCTCCTGGGTCGGCGACGACTGA
- the msrA gene encoding peptide-methionine (S)-S-oxide reductase MsrA, producing the protein MFSRAKTTLVDAEHALPGRDSDPFQRSDQHVVLGTPVVTDEVPDGLEVAIFGLGCFWGAEEIYWQKKGVWSTSVGYAGGHTGHPSYEEVCSGRTGHTEAVRIVFDPAVVSFADLVKAFFEVHDPTQGMRQGNDVGTQYRSAIYYTSPEQEQVARDLTKVYGDELARRRLGDITTEIRPAAETPYYYAEEAHQQYLAKNPFGYRCHANTGVRFPG; encoded by the coding sequence ATGTTCTCCCGCGCCAAGACCACCCTCGTCGACGCCGAGCACGCCCTGCCCGGGCGCGACTCCGACCCCTTCCAGCGCAGCGACCAGCACGTCGTGCTGGGCACGCCCGTGGTCACCGACGAGGTGCCCGACGGGCTCGAGGTCGCGATCTTCGGCCTCGGGTGCTTCTGGGGCGCCGAGGAGATCTACTGGCAGAAGAAGGGCGTCTGGTCAACCTCGGTCGGCTACGCCGGCGGCCACACCGGCCACCCCTCCTACGAGGAGGTCTGCAGCGGCCGCACCGGGCACACCGAGGCCGTGCGGATCGTCTTCGACCCCGCCGTCGTCTCCTTCGCCGACCTGGTGAAGGCGTTCTTCGAGGTCCACGACCCCACGCAGGGCATGCGCCAGGGCAACGACGTCGGCACCCAGTACCGCTCGGCGATCTACTACACCTCCCCCGAGCAGGAGCAGGTCGCCCGCGACCTCACCAAGGTCTACGGCGACGAGCTCGCCCGGCGCCGCCTCGGCGACATCACCACCGAGATCCGCCCGGCCGCCGAGACGCCGTACTACTACGCCGAGGAAGCCCACCAGCAGTACCTGGCCAAGAACCCCTTCGGCTACCGGTGCCACGCCAACACCGGCGTGCGGTTCCCCGGCTGA
- a CDS encoding ABC1 kinase family protein, with protein sequence MADLPRKAVRRTARLAALPLGYAGRKTVGLGRRMGGAPADAVMTEIQQRTAEQLFRTLGELKGGAMKFGQALSVFEAALPEEVAGPYREQLTKLQDSAPPMPTQTVREILAAELGADWKQRLVWLDGGPTASASIGQVHRGRWHDGRDVAVKVQYPGAGDALRSDLRQLARLGRTIGPLFPGIDVKPLIDEMQARAEDELDYALEADAQRAFAAAYANDPEIVVPPVVEVGPTVLITEWLDSTSSLARVIAEGTPEERDHYGELFVRFLFSGPTRTGMLHADPHPGNFRIMPAEDGGLGRLGVLDYGAVARLPDEQLPESIGILMRLCATGDADRVLEGLRAEGFVREKIKLDAQLLMDYLAPFVEPTLVERFRFSREWMRAQFQRINNPREPAYTIAIKLNLPPSYLLIHRTWVGGIGVLSQLDAEAPFRDILDEFLPGFSEPDA encoded by the coding sequence ATGGCCGATCTCCCTCGCAAGGCCGTCCGCCGCACCGCCCGGCTGGCCGCGCTGCCACTGGGCTACGCCGGTCGCAAGACGGTCGGACTCGGACGCCGGATGGGCGGCGCCCCGGCCGACGCGGTGATGACCGAGATCCAGCAGCGCACCGCCGAGCAGCTCTTCCGCACCCTCGGCGAGCTCAAGGGCGGGGCGATGAAGTTCGGGCAGGCGCTGTCGGTCTTCGAGGCCGCGCTGCCCGAGGAGGTCGCCGGCCCCTACCGCGAGCAGCTCACCAAGCTGCAGGACTCCGCGCCGCCGATGCCGACCCAGACCGTGCGCGAGATCCTCGCCGCCGAGCTGGGCGCCGACTGGAAGCAGCGCCTGGTCTGGCTCGACGGGGGCCCGACGGCGTCCGCCTCGATCGGGCAGGTGCACCGCGGCCGCTGGCACGACGGCCGCGACGTCGCGGTCAAGGTCCAGTACCCCGGCGCCGGTGACGCGCTCCGCTCCGACCTGCGCCAGCTCGCCCGGCTCGGCCGCACGATCGGCCCGCTCTTCCCCGGCATCGACGTGAAGCCGCTGATCGACGAGATGCAGGCCCGCGCCGAGGACGAGCTCGACTACGCCCTCGAGGCCGACGCGCAGCGCGCCTTCGCCGCGGCCTACGCCAACGACCCCGAGATCGTCGTCCCGCCGGTCGTCGAGGTCGGCCCGACCGTGCTGATCACCGAGTGGCTCGACTCCACCTCGTCGCTGGCCAGGGTGATCGCCGAGGGCACCCCGGAGGAGCGCGACCACTACGGCGAGCTCTTCGTGCGCTTCCTCTTCTCCGGCCCCACCCGCACCGGCATGCTGCACGCCGACCCGCACCCCGGGAACTTCCGCATCATGCCGGCCGAGGACGGCGGCCTCGGCCGGCTCGGCGTCCTCGACTACGGAGCGGTGGCGCGGCTGCCCGACGAGCAGCTCCCCGAGTCGATCGGCATCCTGATGCGGCTGTGCGCCACCGGTGACGCCGACCGGGTGCTCGAGGGGCTGCGCGCGGAGGGCTTCGTGCGCGAGAAGATCAAGCTCGACGCCCAGCTGCTGATGGACTACCTGGCGCCGTTCGTCGAGCCGACCCTGGTCGAGCGGTTCCGGTTCAGCCGGGAGTGGATGCGCGCGCAGTTCCAGCGCATCAACAACCCCCGCGAACCCGCCTACACGATCGCCATCAAGCTCAACCTGCCGCCGTCGTACCTGCTGATCCACCGCACCTGGGTCGGCGGCATCGGCGTGCTGAGCCAGCTCGACGCCGAGGCGCCGTTCCGCGACATCCTCGACGAGTTCCTCCCGGGGTTCTCCGAGCCGGACGCCTGA
- a CDS encoding GNAT family N-acetyltransferase — MSGGIRPMTPDDWPRVWPFFRDVVAAGETYAYPLDLTSEQARDLWTMRPPGLTVVLEDDDEPGRLLGSATMGQNRPGRGAHVGTASFMVAPDARGRGVGRRLGEHVVAWHREQGFAAIQFNAVVETNTVAVRLWESLGFRVIGTVPAAFDSRAHGRVGLHVMHLEL; from the coding sequence GTGAGCGGCGGCATCCGGCCGATGACGCCGGACGACTGGCCCCGCGTGTGGCCGTTCTTCCGCGACGTCGTCGCCGCCGGCGAGACCTACGCCTACCCCCTCGACCTCACCAGCGAGCAGGCCCGCGACCTCTGGACGATGCGCCCGCCCGGTCTCACGGTCGTGCTCGAGGACGACGACGAGCCCGGGCGGCTGCTCGGCAGCGCGACGATGGGCCAGAACCGCCCGGGTCGCGGCGCGCACGTCGGCACGGCGTCGTTCATGGTCGCCCCGGACGCGCGTGGGCGCGGCGTCGGTCGCCGCCTCGGCGAGCACGTGGTCGCCTGGCACCGCGAGCAGGGCTTCGCCGCGATCCAGTTCAACGCGGTGGTGGAGACCAACACGGTCGCCGTCCGGCTCTGGGAGAGCCTCGGGTTCCGCGTGATCGGCACCGTGCCGGCGGCGTTCGACTCACGCGCGCACGGCCGGGTCGGCCTGCACGTGATGCACCTCGAGCTGTGA
- a CDS encoding DUF6518 family protein, whose product MTLLQPGPRTSSPLRADDRSAASALSLAVALGIALGVVDLLLQTTLPYPWANLANSSAVWAVAAFALARVLAPTAAVGAAAGAVFLVVAVEAYYVAAIAVDLASPSSLVAASSLAWAFFGVVAGVGFGVAGVWSRAGDTWPAAAGLGLASAVLVAEAWLRLDTPGTAVLTGTAGVLVLASTVHRPVLLRRAALCAGALVVPCHLAFGVAGFGG is encoded by the coding sequence ATGACGCTGCTCCAGCCCGGCCCCCGCACCTCCTCCCCGCTCCGGGCCGACGACCGGTCCGCCGCCTCCGCGCTGTCCCTCGCCGTGGCGCTCGGCATCGCGCTCGGCGTGGTGGACCTCCTGCTCCAGACGACGCTGCCCTACCCGTGGGCGAACCTGGCCAACTCCTCGGCGGTCTGGGCCGTGGCGGCCTTCGCGCTGGCGCGGGTGCTGGCGCCCACGGCGGCCGTCGGCGCGGCCGCGGGCGCGGTGTTCCTCGTCGTGGCGGTCGAGGCCTACTACGTGGCGGCGATCGCGGTCGACCTGGCCTCGCCGTCCTCGCTCGTCGCGGCGTCGTCGCTGGCGTGGGCGTTCTTCGGCGTCGTCGCCGGTGTCGGGTTCGGGGTCGCCGGGGTCTGGTCGCGCGCCGGCGACACCTGGCCGGCGGCCGCGGGTCTCGGGCTCGCCTCGGCGGTCCTCGTCGCCGAGGCGTGGCTGCGGCTCGACACCCCCGGCACCGCCGTCCTCACCGGCACGGCTGGCGTGCTGGTCCTCGCGAGCACCGTCCACCGTCCCGTGCTGCTGCGCCGTGCCGCGTTGTGCGCCGGCGCGCTGGTGGTGCCGTGCCACCTCGCCTTCGGGGTCGCAGGCTTCGGGGGCTGA